In one Acetobacter sp. genomic region, the following are encoded:
- a CDS encoding sulfate ABC transporter substrate-binding protein — protein MKNTFAFSRRALLKGGVAAGVAGFVGGVHAAHAASWSLLNVSYDPTRELYADINKAFSAFWSKDHPDDRVLVKTSHGGSGAQSRSVLEGAPADIVTLGLAYDIDILAQHGLLAADWQKRLPHNSTPFTSTIVFLVRKGNPKNIHDWPDLIRDDVSVITPNPKTSGGARWNYLAAWGWALRTHGQSEDAAKDYLKALFKHVPVLDTGARGATNSFVQRHLGDVLIAWENEALLAARDVGPDQFDIVVPSVSVLAEPPVAVVDKNVKAHGTEAVTTAYAEFLFTPEAQKLGAKHYYRPVDPTILAETKGVFQKIETFDIASLGGWQAVQKKHFSENGVFDQLYSK, from the coding sequence ATGAAGAATACTTTTGCTTTCAGCCGTCGTGCGCTTCTCAAGGGCGGAGTGGCTGCCGGTGTGGCCGGTTTTGTGGGGGGCGTGCATGCAGCGCATGCCGCAAGCTGGTCGCTCCTGAATGTTTCATATGACCCAACGCGTGAGCTTTACGCTGATATCAACAAAGCTTTTTCCGCCTTCTGGTCAAAGGATCATCCTGATGACCGGGTGCTGGTGAAAACCTCTCACGGCGGTTCCGGCGCTCAGTCACGCTCTGTTCTGGAAGGCGCGCCGGCTGATATCGTCACGTTGGGGCTGGCCTACGATATCGACATTCTGGCCCAGCACGGTCTGCTTGCAGCCGACTGGCAGAAGCGTCTGCCACATAATTCCACTCCGTTCACCAGTACGATCGTGTTTCTGGTGCGCAAGGGAAATCCGAAGAATATTCACGACTGGCCTGACCTGATCCGTGACGATGTTTCGGTCATCACGCCCAACCCCAAAACATCCGGCGGCGCACGCTGGAACTATCTTGCCGCGTGGGGCTGGGCGCTTCGCACACACGGTCAGTCGGAAGATGCTGCAAAAGACTATCTGAAAGCTCTCTTCAAGCATGTTCCTGTTCTCGACACAGGAGCGCGAGGGGCGACCAACTCTTTCGTGCAACGCCATCTGGGTGACGTGCTGATTGCGTGGGAAAACGAAGCATTGCTCGCCGCCCGCGATGTCGGGCCGGATCAGTTCGATATCGTTGTGCCGTCTGTCAGCGTTCTTGCGGAACCGCCTGTCGCCGTCGTTGACAAGAACGTCAAGGCGCATGGCACCGAGGCCGTCACGACCGCTTATGCAGAGTTCCTCTTCACGCCGGAAGCACAGAAACTCGGGGCAAAGCATTATTACCGTCCAGTTGACCCTACGATTCTCGCTGAAACCAAAGGTGTTTTTCAGAAGATCGAGACGTTTGATATCGCCAGCCTTGGTGGTTGGCAGGCTGTGCAGAAAAAGCATTTCAGTGAAAATGGCGTATTTGATCAGTTGTACAGCAAATAA
- a CDS encoding OprO/OprP family phosphate-selective porin, whose protein sequence is MNTTLRRTLFLASPFLASTLPHHAEARSTDPEVLELRRELAAMRQEMAEMRHDFRAQVSGDHGRGSPLHENAARFRHHDSHLASAGSDEVKPVFSQVAARPSGPRSPSESRIALPEGPVQSWADFKAANAKNETLQIGGMQIGFPKGRPTIASEDGSYAFSVGLLAQEDFGGFLGAGPRGSEAKGNFNNFTQNARRLRLYFSWRYKDWVVNVTPDFGSSSVDGTVGLFEANLNYTGLRNTMLTVGYFQPRMEEESAERSGAFEFLERPTIVDLVRNIAGGVARFSVGGEHWEKRWLAAAYFTGQKFGDRNKDTTITDSQTGGVARIAGRPYVSKDIDVHVGAGATAAFKLNENSSGRNYTFSDNMEVPLGETSLLTSGALKNVSQIWAAGPQLAFRWKNLLLKSEYYHIGVSRGNQPAGSNLPSLGFDGWYVAANYTIFGHPRAYNPKIAAFTSPGVEYDFDPAHNHWGALEVSGRWSVTDLGDVASQGGTGVNGNQQTVWQAGFNWYPNQHIKFMLDYARYIVSRSKGVSGGVNVLGRDGNAIVARAQAAF, encoded by the coding sequence ATGAACACGACACTCCGCCGAACATTGTTTCTGGCTTCACCGTTTCTTGCTTCCACTCTTCCGCACCATGCGGAAGCGCGTTCCACCGACCCTGAAGTGCTGGAGTTGCGCCGTGAACTCGCGGCCATGCGGCAGGAAATGGCGGAAATGCGTCATGATTTTCGGGCGCAGGTCAGTGGTGATCATGGCCGTGGCAGCCCGCTTCATGAAAACGCGGCGCGGTTCCGGCACCATGACTCCCATCTGGCCAGTGCTGGCTCCGATGAAGTGAAGCCGGTTTTCTCGCAGGTTGCCGCCCGTCCGAGTGGACCGCGGTCTCCGTCTGAAAGCCGGATTGCCCTTCCGGAAGGGCCTGTGCAGTCATGGGCTGATTTCAAGGCAGCCAATGCCAAGAACGAAACCCTACAGATTGGTGGCATGCAGATTGGTTTCCCGAAGGGAAGGCCGACCATTGCTTCTGAGGACGGTTCTTACGCCTTTTCAGTCGGTCTGCTTGCGCAGGAAGATTTCGGAGGCTTTCTCGGAGCGGGCCCGCGTGGTAGTGAAGCCAAGGGAAATTTCAACAATTTTACCCAGAATGCGCGTCGTCTGCGTTTATATTTTTCCTGGCGCTACAAGGACTGGGTCGTCAACGTGACGCCTGATTTCGGGTCCAGTTCCGTCGATGGCACTGTTGGTCTGTTTGAAGCGAACCTGAACTATACCGGTCTCAGGAACACCATGCTGACAGTGGGCTACTTCCAGCCGCGTATGGAAGAAGAAAGTGCTGAACGCTCGGGTGCGTTTGAATTCCTTGAGCGTCCTACCATCGTTGATCTGGTCCGTAACATTGCAGGCGGCGTTGCGCGCTTCAGCGTGGGCGGCGAGCATTGGGAAAAACGCTGGCTGGCAGCGGCCTATTTCACGGGCCAGAAATTTGGCGACCGTAACAAGGATACGACCATCACCGACAGCCAGACGGGTGGTGTGGCCCGTATCGCCGGTCGTCCTTATGTGAGCAAGGACATTGATGTCCATGTTGGCGCTGGAGCGACAGCCGCTTTCAAGCTTAATGAAAACTCTTCTGGTCGTAACTATACCTTCAGTGACAACATGGAGGTTCCGCTGGGAGAGACTTCCCTGCTGACATCCGGTGCGCTCAAGAATGTGTCGCAGATATGGGCGGCAGGACCGCAGCTTGCCTTCCGCTGGAAAAATCTTCTGCTGAAAAGCGAATATTACCATATCGGCGTTTCCCGCGGGAATCAGCCTGCGGGCAGCAACCTGCCTTCGCTGGGCTTTGACGGCTGGTATGTGGCCGCCAACTATACGATTTTCGGTCATCCGCGTGCCTACAATCCGAAGATCGCCGCGTTTACAAGCCCGGGTGTCGAATATGACTTCGATCCGGCTCATAATCACTGGGGCGCGCTGGAAGTCAGCGGTCGCTGGAGCGTGACTGACCTTGGTGACGTCGCCAGTCAGGGAGGAACCGGCGTCAACGGTAATCAGCAGACCGTGTGGCAGGCAGGCTTCAACTGGTATCCCAACCAGCACATCAAATTCATGCTCGATTACGCCCGCTACATCGTGTCCCGCTCGAAAGGTGTCAGCGGTGGCGTGAATGTTCTCGGCCGTGATGGAAACGCCATTGTTGCCAGAGCGCAGGCGGCATTCTGA
- the cysE gene encoding serine O-acetyltransferase: MQGDREPVAVSHKGHSLPLHAQEESSAELWQTMRKEARLNADMVLVGLIRSCILDQPDLAGGLARLLSSKFAGEMVPAQVLEVLIRDFFLTWPGAVETVAADLRSIRERDPAAVDHITPFLFFKGFQAVQAHRVAHWLWQENRKFLARYIQGRASELFAVDIHPAAKLGKRIMFDHGTGIVVGESAVVEDDVALLQNVTLGGTGKEGGDRHPKVRRGALIGTGAKVLGNIEIGEGARIGAGAIVLKSVEPYTTVVGNPARPVGKKHTGLPSLTMDQSLPAVDYVI; this comes from the coding sequence ATGCAGGGAGATCGTGAGCCTGTGGCTGTGTCCCACAAAGGCCACAGCCTGCCTCTTCACGCACAGGAAGAAAGCTCGGCCGAACTCTGGCAGACAATGCGCAAGGAAGCGCGTCTCAATGCCGATATGGTTCTGGTGGGGCTGATCCGAAGCTGCATTCTGGATCAGCCCGATCTGGCGGGAGGGCTGGCGCGTCTCCTCTCCTCCAAATTTGCGGGAGAGATGGTGCCCGCTCAAGTTCTGGAAGTCCTGATCCGAGACTTCTTTCTGACATGGCCGGGCGCTGTTGAAACGGTGGCGGCGGATCTGCGTTCAATCCGGGAAAGAGATCCCGCGGCTGTCGATCACATTACACCGTTTCTCTTTTTCAAGGGATTTCAGGCTGTGCAGGCGCATCGTGTCGCTCACTGGCTATGGCAGGAAAACCGGAAATTTCTGGCGCGTTATATTCAGGGTAGGGCGTCGGAACTCTTTGCTGTGGATATTCATCCAGCCGCGAAACTCGGGAAAAGAATCATGTTCGACCATGGTACCGGGATTGTGGTGGGTGAAAGCGCTGTGGTGGAAGATGATGTCGCCCTTCTCCAGAACGTCACGCTGGGCGGGACAGGCAAGGAAGGGGGAGACCGACATCCCAAGGTGCGCCGTGGCGCGCTGATTGGAACCGGCGCAAAAGTGCTGGGCAATATCGAGATTGGCGAAGGCGCCAGAATAGGCGCGGGAGCGATCGTTTTGAAGTCTGTTGAGCCTTATACGACCGTTGTTGGTAATCCAGCACGGCCTGTGGGGAAAAAACACACGGGATTACCTTCCCTGACAATGGATCAGTCTCTTCCTGCCGTGGATTATGTAATCTGA
- a CDS encoding ABC transporter ATP-binding protein yields the protein MAGDAPLLDVRDLCVSFRSGGRDVPIIENVSFTVSEQEILGIVGESGSGKSVTAMTIMRLIDDPGVSLRGSVRFRGQELTTLPQKAFRPIRGREIAMIFQDPMTAFTPVYTIGWQIDEAIRVHERVSKSEARTRTVRLLGDMGVPDPERTANRYPHQLSGGLRQRAMIAMALSCNPALLIADEPTTALDVTVQAQILDLLRNLRTDYGSAVMLITHDMGVVAETCDHVMVLYSGRVAERGPASAIFAQPAHPYTAALLDSIPPLTGPRPVRLPSIAGATPAPLERPPGCAFAPRCHYVHDACEVLPSLVQWAEQDVACVLPTEDRPLAPRLTAGTVQ from the coding sequence ATGGCCGGTGATGCTCCCCTTCTCGACGTGCGCGACCTCTGCGTGAGCTTCCGTTCGGGCGGACGGGATGTGCCGATCATCGAAAACGTCTCGTTTACCGTGAGTGAGCAGGAAATCCTTGGCATCGTTGGGGAATCAGGCTCAGGCAAGAGCGTGACGGCTATGACCATCATGCGTCTGATCGACGATCCGGGCGTCAGTCTGCGTGGTTCAGTCCGGTTCCGTGGGCAGGAGTTGACCACTCTGCCGCAGAAAGCGTTCCGGCCCATACGTGGCCGCGAAATCGCGATGATTTTTCAGGACCCTATGACGGCCTTCACGCCGGTTTACACGATCGGCTGGCAGATCGACGAGGCGATCCGCGTTCATGAGCGCGTCTCGAAGTCCGAGGCCCGCACACGCACGGTGCGGCTACTTGGCGACATGGGCGTGCCGGACCCGGAGCGCACCGCCAACCGCTATCCGCACCAGTTGTCCGGCGGCCTGCGCCAGCGTGCGATGATCGCCATGGCGCTGTCCTGCAATCCGGCCCTGCTGATCGCCGATGAACCGACCACGGCGCTGGACGTGACGGTACAGGCGCAGATTCTCGATCTTCTCCGCAATCTCCGCACGGATTACGGTTCAGCCGTCATGCTGATCACACATGATATGGGTGTTGTGGCCGAGACCTGTGACCATGTGATGGTGCTGTATTCCGGACGTGTAGCCGAGCGTGGACCTGCGTCGGCGATCTTTGCCCAGCCCGCTCATCCCTATACGGCGGCGCTGCTGGACTCGATTCCGCCACTGACCGGACCACGGCCAGTTCGCCTGCCGTCCATCGCAGGCGCTACCCCTGCTCCGCTGGAACGCCCCCCCGGCTGTGCCTTTGCGCCACGTTGCCATTATGTGCATGATGCCTGCGAGGTTCTGCCGTCGCTTGTGCAATGGGCCGAACAGGATGTCGCCTGTGTTCTCCCGACGGAAGACCGCCCGCTTGCACCGCGTCTGACTGCAGGAACCGTTCAATGA
- a CDS encoding ABC transporter ATP-binding protein → MSEILKAIDLCKEYRLPHGKTLRALDTVSLTVRSGEVLGLVGESGCGKSTLGRCLLRLTDLTSGTILFEEQDISRVNDRALRPVRRQMQMVFQDSYAALNPKRRIGDLLAEPLRVHPDENGQRRNRHTIEARLDELMDLVSLPRSALARYPHEFSGGQRQRINIARALALSPRLIIADEPVSALDVSVQAQIVNLFTDLKEELGLTYIFIAHDLAVVRQISTRVAVMYLGAIVELGDTDTVMQYPAHPYTAALISAVPEPIIGAEDRRILLHGDVPSPISPPSGCRFHTRCPKAENRCSQEAPALQPVGDKREVACHFPDIREAGNSWSGVDM, encoded by the coding sequence ATGAGCGAGATTCTGAAAGCCATCGACCTTTGCAAGGAATATCGTCTTCCTCATGGAAAGACACTGCGGGCTCTCGACACTGTTTCCCTGACGGTTCGTTCTGGAGAAGTGCTCGGCCTTGTCGGGGAATCCGGCTGCGGCAAATCCACGCTGGGGCGTTGCCTGCTGCGCCTGACCGATTTGACATCCGGCACGATCCTGTTCGAAGAGCAGGATATTTCGCGCGTGAATGATCGTGCGCTCCGACCTGTCCGCCGTCAGATGCAGATGGTTTTTCAGGATTCCTACGCTGCACTCAACCCGAAGCGACGGATCGGTGATCTTCTGGCCGAACCGTTGCGCGTCCACCCTGATGAGAACGGTCAGAGACGCAATCGTCACACGATCGAGGCGCGGCTTGATGAACTGATGGACCTCGTGAGCCTGCCTCGCTCCGCTCTGGCCCGTTATCCGCATGAATTTTCCGGGGGGCAGCGCCAGCGGATCAACATCGCCCGTGCGTTGGCGCTCTCGCCACGACTGATCATCGCGGATGAACCAGTTTCCGCGCTGGATGTGTCGGTGCAGGCCCAGATCGTCAATCTCTTTACCGATCTCAAGGAAGAGCTTGGTCTGACCTATATCTTTATCGCGCATGACCTCGCCGTGGTCAGACAGATCTCGACGCGTGTGGCGGTGATGTATCTCGGCGCGATCGTGGAACTCGGCGATACCGACACAGTCATGCAGTATCCTGCGCATCCCTATACGGCGGCCCTGATTTCCGCTGTCCCGGAGCCGATCATCGGAGCCGAAGACAGACGCATCCTGCTGCATGGCGATGTACCGTCGCCGATCTCGCCCCCTTCCGGCTGCCGCTTTCATACCCGCTGCCCGAAAGCGGAAAACCGCTGTTCACAGGAAGCGCCTGCGCTCCAGCCGGTAGGCGACAAACGGGAAGTCGCCTGTCATTTCCCTGATATAAGGGAGGCAGGCAATAGCTGGTCTGGAGTGGATATGTGA
- a CDS encoding TonB-dependent receptor gives MTTILSSYPSFHNGALAASTHRHQASGSPNAASKPAVVARKHKAPTSMEASGEGEAIKVSIRRRAAAGHVLVTRAAIERLSPGMNPMAALNQSPGINFQSADALGASTWGTQIYMHGFAQKDVGVTLDDMPLGEMTYRNYNGVNPTLAVAPENVAGIDVSQSAGAEEVAASNNLGGSLAYRSIDPAHKLGASIQQGFGSYSMYHTYTRIDSGDLNATGTRFYVSYLRNDQQKWKGAGQQFSQQATAKLIQPIAQKSALSAYFNYYDMHSYEYQDLSPEVIQKLGYKVDNYYNGKASGYLAAVNASKGIYPKGFEKLSDPLDASYYDGPTNEHGFMGYLKSDLTLTDQLKWVTTAYGHADMQKTGWNSPYFASPNGSPLSEIVKQPSFRRFGILSKMSYDIARNHIGLGVWYENNSYQSSMWAYEQPNVVNGQIVGGLPNNLGRLRNPFAEIFNQNYNSNTFTAFVNDTYRPIQNLALHFGFKSILSTQRVGDGYLSTAYYGTSGGGITSGESLTTAKAFLPHIGVDYRFLKNHEIFIDISENARTYMESGFKLSASPFAVTQAAYNLSRNSIRPEKDWTYAIGYRYSDRLMDASVYAYRTNYFNRLQQITSGSLLNPVSAVANVGSITMNGVDAQFVIRPIHNLSISNSVSYNHAVYDQNITQQGVAYHTKNQQVVNYPRFMYKANLAYDWRSLSFYIEGNYIGHRNYDYSGQIHAPSYWLANLGLQWHVKKPSDDGSRLGGFVKGLTVAFNLNNITNQYYIATMGENGNPLDSASGYSFQSMILGMPRTAFGSIKADF, from the coding sequence ATGACAACGATTTTGTCCTCCTATCCCTCGTTCCACAATGGCGCTCTTGCCGCCAGCACGCATCGTCATCAGGCGTCCGGATCTCCCAACGCTGCGTCCAAACCGGCGGTGGTGGCCCGGAAACACAAGGCTCCCACTTCCATGGAGGCCTCTGGCGAAGGGGAAGCGATCAAGGTTTCCATCCGTCGTCGTGCGGCCGCTGGACATGTTCTGGTCACGAGAGCCGCCATCGAGCGTCTGTCTCCGGGCATGAACCCGATGGCGGCCCTGAATCAGTCGCCGGGGATCAATTTCCAGTCTGCCGATGCACTGGGAGCGTCCACATGGGGAACGCAGATCTACATGCACGGCTTTGCCCAAAAGGATGTCGGCGTCACGCTGGATGACATGCCTCTCGGGGAAATGACTTATCGCAACTATAACGGTGTTAATCCAACTCTCGCGGTGGCGCCGGAGAATGTCGCTGGGATCGATGTGTCGCAGTCGGCTGGCGCGGAAGAGGTCGCGGCCAGTAATAATCTCGGTGGTTCACTGGCCTATCGGTCCATCGATCCTGCCCACAAGCTCGGAGCTTCCATTCAGCAGGGGTTCGGCAGCTATTCGATGTACCATACCTATACGCGGATAGACAGCGGCGATCTGAACGCGACAGGAACAAGGTTCTATGTTTCCTATCTGCGTAATGACCAGCAGAAATGGAAAGGCGCTGGTCAGCAGTTTTCGCAGCAGGCTACCGCCAAGCTGATCCAGCCGATCGCGCAGAAAAGCGCCTTGTCAGCGTATTTCAATTATTATGACATGCATTCTTACGAATATCAGGACCTGTCACCGGAAGTTATCCAGAAACTGGGATACAAGGTGGACAATTACTATAATGGGAAAGCAAGCGGATATCTGGCGGCCGTCAACGCCAGCAAAGGGATTTATCCCAAAGGGTTTGAGAAACTGTCCGACCCGCTGGACGCCTCCTATTATGACGGACCGACCAACGAACACGGTTTCATGGGATACCTGAAATCGGACCTGACCCTGACAGACCAGTTGAAATGGGTGACTACCGCCTACGGTCATGCTGATATGCAGAAAACCGGCTGGAATTCTCCCTATTTCGCCTCGCCCAATGGTTCGCCGCTCAGTGAAATTGTCAAACAGCCCTCTTTCCGGCGGTTCGGTATTCTGTCCAAGATGTCCTACGACATTGCGCGGAACCATATCGGCCTTGGTGTCTGGTATGAAAACAATTCCTACCAGTCTTCAATGTGGGCGTATGAACAGCCCAATGTTGTCAATGGCCAGATCGTGGGAGGGCTCCCGAACAATCTCGGGCGGTTACGCAATCCTTTTGCCGAAATATTCAATCAGAACTACAATTCCAACACCTTTACAGCATTTGTAAACGATACATACCGTCCCATCCAGAATCTGGCCCTGCATTTCGGCTTCAAATCCATTCTCTCGACACAGAGGGTCGGTGACGGATATCTGAGCACCGCCTACTATGGCACCTCTGGTGGAGGCATCACCTCTGGTGAAAGCCTGACTACGGCAAAGGCCTTTCTCCCGCATATCGGCGTCGATTACAGATTCCTGAAAAACCATGAAATATTTATAGATATTTCTGAAAATGCCCGAACCTACATGGAATCGGGCTTCAAACTGTCAGCCTCGCCTTTCGCAGTCACACAAGCGGCCTATAATCTGAGCCGCAATTCAATCCGACCGGAGAAGGACTGGACATACGCCATCGGTTACCGTTACTCGGATCGCCTGATGGATGCTTCGGTGTATGCCTACCGGACCAACTATTTCAATCGCCTTCAGCAGATCACCTCCGGGTCGCTGCTCAATCCAGTGTCAGCGGTCGCGAATGTTGGCAGCATAACCATGAACGGCGTGGATGCGCAGTTTGTCATCCGTCCGATCCATAACCTCTCGATCTCAAACAGTGTAAGCTATAACCACGCAGTTTACGATCAGAATATTACACAGCAGGGTGTGGCTTATCACACGAAAAATCAGCAGGTCGTGAACTATCCGCGCTTCATGTACAAGGCAAATCTCGCCTATGACTGGCGCAGCCTGAGCTTTTATATCGAAGGAAACTATATCGGTCACAGAAATTACGATTATTCCGGGCAGATTCACGCTCCCAGTTACTGGCTCGCCAATCTTGGCCTGCAATGGCATGTCAAAAAGCCATCGGATGATGGGTCGCGTCTGGGAGGTTTCGTGAAAGGTCTGACCGTGGCGTTCAACCTCAACAACATCACCAATCAATATTATATAGCCACGATGGGCGAAAACGGAAACCCGTTGGATTCAGCGAGTGGTTACAGCTTCCAGTCCATGATCCTTGGCATGCCGAGGACTGCTTTCGGTTCTATCAAGGCCGATTTCTGA